From the Ipomoea triloba cultivar NCNSP0323 chromosome 8, ASM357664v1 genome, the window AAGATGACCCTTCCATTTGTGCTGAAGCAGCTAGTCTGTTCTCTCGACAACTGTGTTTTGGTTATTCATAAGTGCCAGGCAAAGTAATAAGTTGTTTATAATGGCTTTTAGAATGAATTGCAAAACAAGCTTCAAATGTAGGAATGCAAGGGAATTGCGGTCTTGAACCATATTAGTTGGGCTGAATTAGAAAACCATGTTTCATGTCCAACTAGTGTGAGAAAATATATCAATGGAACTCTTTCCCATCATTTTCTAGTTCCATTGTTTGAAACATGTGATACTGCTCTTGGATCCTCCTGCTttggggtgacgagggaaaccccacAACCCTTTTGAGTGTAAGTAAACCCCgcattgtgaccctagccggcaaaggaccacgaGTAAATTAGCCTAGATtatccatagctgaccggctcaaaccaagggggtaaggattcaaactcgtgaccttgtggttacaagtgtggATCTCTTGCCATCTTAGCTGGGATTACCCCCACTCTGGGATCCTCCTTATTTTTGCAGAGTATAACCATGTACTCTTCCTCTTCATAGTAATTCTGTTGTTTTGCAGCTCCGTGTGCACTGTGCAGAAGCGCTTGGTACTCCAATTGTGGGTGATTACAAGTACGGTTGGTTCGTTCATAAGAAGTGGAAGCAGATGCCCCGGGTTGATATCGAGCCCACAACCGGGGAACCATACAGAATGCGAAGGCCAGAAGGGTTGGATGTTCAGAAAGGAAGCGTGTTGTCAAAGGTTCCCTTGCTACATCTGCATTGCCGGGAGCTTGTACTTCCAAACATTGCCAAGTTTCTTGAGcttaatagtaatagtaataggtTAAGGAATTATAATGTGAAGAGTGATACTGTATCAAAACCAGATCTCCTTCGGTTTGTAGCTCCAATGCCACCTCACATGAAAATTAGTTGGAATCTCATGTCGTCTTACTTAATATGAAAacgaaagaagaaaaagaaaaaagaaacttgAGTCTTAGTCTTGtttcatataaattttttatttcatttctaattTGGTAATTATTGGCATCACTACTGATTTGGTCCCCCATATTGTCATTGCTTGATGAGTAGGTTGTTATTATTACTTTGTGTATCTCTACACTATATAAATTAAGTATAGTAGTTCAGTTGGCCCAAGAACATAGGATTGAATTTTGACAGTCACAGTTGGGTGAGATAAAGATTTTGCCATTTACACTCAAGTATAAgataaataagtttttaagTAGAGCCATCAAAACAAGTTCAAATTATTGGGTTGGGCTTGTTTAGCCCTGGGTTAGAGCTtcaacggcaaattattgcatggaccatgctgtgtggacaaaaaataaaaagtacattatttttgtactgaaggtatattatttttgtactgtaggtacattatttgatagtatatatcaaataatgtaccttcagtgcaaaaataatgtaccctaaaataatgtacctacagtacaaaaataatgtactttttatttttggtccacacagctgtgtggaccatggtccatgcaataatgattgagctTCAACTGGCTCAACTTGTTTAAGCCTGTGGAGTGTACTTgggatcgttataccgtggactagggtgcacaatacattgtgcaccccgtaaggagatgagttctgtgtattctaggcaatcattctatgtattatagtcaaccgttctgtgtattcatgttagtaacacaggttgtgatgtgtctgtcattcaaatgttaggatacaaagaatattaacacaaaatacacagaactcatcctcctaacaatCATTCTACAAACCCTTGTTGATTCTGAACTTCGTTCGGGAAGGAACCGGACTTTTGACGGGCCAGCCGCGCCGCtttaccctatatatatatatatatatatatatatatatatatatatatatatattttggttcaaatgcgacCGTgttctcccgtgcggccgtgcggtcacacaccactcaatgttacgaaatacaccactcaatgttaagaaacacaccacaatgaaacataatgaaacacaccacaatgttaagaaatacaccacagtgcatatttgtgtggtgtatttcttaacattgagtggtgtatttcgtaacattgagtggtgtgaaccgcacggccgcactggaaggcacggccacacctgaacatgaccctatatatatatatatatatatatatataaagtgtatTCATATGAGGACCTATAGATTATAGAGGATTATGAAGACTAATTTGGTGCCTTAGATTGAGATTTTTAATGGTGTagatttattctttattttgtgattatttggTAAGTTGGGCGCGGAACGGTTGGGTATTTTTAGGATGtggggtatttttgtctttgtgTTAGTGGTTTTAATTTTGGTATCTTAATTATAGCATCTTTTTGATTTCCTATTCACGCCTGAATTCATCATTCCAATACGTTTCTTCTCTGTTTTGTGTTCGAATGGAGGCTTTTCGTTTCTTGGTGTTAGTTGGCGATAGCTCTAGTGGTGTGTTCTTGGCGGAGGGGAGTCAGCAGAATTCGGTTGGCGGTTGTCACGGTTTGGAAGACTTGTGGTGCAGTGATGGTGGATGGCGGCGGTGTTGGCGGTCGGCGACCTCAGCGGTCTGGTCCGGAGATGGGTCGGCAAGTCAAGGTAGGGTTTTCGTTTTTTTGTTcgttttttatgttatttatttatttttgttagagGTTCATCTATTGGGTTTTCTGGTGCATGCAATCCGGTGGGTGTGTTCGGTCTGCAAGGTTGCTTTCCCGACTTGCCGTAGGGTTGATGGTGGTTGCGATGCCGTTcctggtcttttttttttcgcatGTTATCAGTGTGtgggtttatttatttattttaaactcgGTCAGTTATGTTACATGCAGATTGTTATGTGCCGAGATTCATATAATTTTTCTGCCAATGTTGAGTATATTGTGTGCCTAAGTATATATTGACATCTTTTCATAGACTAAGTGTGTATTACAATGCTAGGTCTGTGTGGGTGAATTGagcatttttttataatattgtttatcattttttttggttttcctGGAAGGAATTGTTTCAAAACATTTTATAACCCCTAACTATTTGCAGACTATGATTTCTtctaattttaaatcttaaatgAATGGATGAGTGGCTTATTCTATATCATAGAACTATTGGGAAGGAGTTTCTTATACCCGTTTACTTGCTCCATATCAAAGAGGTGGGAAGATTGGGCTTTTTGGTGGTGTAGGTGTTGGGAAGATGGTGTTGGccatttgatataatttgtgTGCCCGGGGGTCAATGGTTTACGTGCCCCACTTTCTGTAGGCAAATTGGCTTGCTTAGATGTGTCCGAACATCGTGATGTTAGCTATTGATTATATAATCGAGGTTGTAATAACAACCATTGAGTGTTATCTTTGGTTTTTAATCTTTTTGGGGTGTGTTGTTAATTCATTGTTgggaatttatttattaaattatgtttGGCCAAGTatatgtccttttttttttgagtctgcttttttttttttttaattccaaatTCAGTGTGCTGTTAGTATATGGTTTAATTGTGTTAAAATATTGTTGGTTTCGTGGTTCAGTTTCATGGTGTGTGAATATGTATTTAATTCTATGCCAATGGGGGAAATATTGTGTGCCTGAGTTTATACTGCCATCAATTCCTAGATTaagtatatatttgtatgcatGATTTTCATAGGTAGTGATATTATATGCCATTTGATGTAATTTGTGTGTTCGGGGTCAATGGTTTGCGTGCCCCACCTTCTGTAGACAAATTGGCTTgcatagttgtgttgaacattgtaattttagttattgattatataaaaaGGTAAAGCCgttaagtattaactatttaaactgcattaatttgttattttaaattattttaataatatagtatTGTATTCTCAAACttcttttatataatatatatatatataattatatataattgatattttaaaataacaccATTAATTATGTTATTAATAAAAAGTGAATTGGAAGCCCGTTTAGCCCACCAGTCTACTCCTACCCAAATTGGGCGTAACTCCCCAAATCAGTTTCAAAACGGGCAAACTTGAACCAGTTCGTTTTCATCTCAACCTGTGACGGGCCAGTCCATTTTTACAGCTATAATGAGAATGTttaaggggggtgtattcaattgcaaattttactgtgcaCCGCGGTCCAAAATGCATGGTAGTCCATGTATCAAAGtggtgtcgtttcttttaattaaaagaaacggCATCCGTTCTGGGAAAAATAAATCAGTGTctataacatatttagtttcattttatatacactgtagtttcctttcaatacaattacagtttcatttcgatataactacagtttcattcaacattatacactcaaatatgtgaaactattattcagtttcattttatatacactatagtttcattacaacacgactacagtatcatttcgatataactacagtttcattagacaatatacactcaaatatgtgaaacttttatttagtttcattttataaacatttcagtttcctttcaacacaactacagttttatttcgatataactacactTTCGTTCaacattacaacacaactacttaatcatttcgatataactatagtttcattggacaatatacactcaaatatgtgaaactgttaatcattttcattttatatatactgcaatttcctttcaacacaactacagtttcatttcgatataactacagtttcatttgataatataaaaacaaatgtgaggcagtatcatttgagataaactgtagtttcatttacgggGCTTCCATTAAGATGTGACGGTAGccatttctttacttaaagaaacgatgccgtttttggaccatggtccacgatataacgacctGTATTCAATCATAACTttcataaacttttaaagatttttatgaactttaaatggagatattcaattcaaatttttatggGGGGTTTAAAAGTGAGGCagtattcaatcaagatttttaaagagtttttaaaaattaggttattcgattaagacttttaaagagtttttaaaaaatcatgtgGTAttaaaaaagttatgaatttttaattttaaaacttttgacTTTCCCttcttaaatataattttttttttgtttgagtacTACTGTCTCTTTTACaatcacaaagagtcaatagttgcttccactgaggctcgaacccattcccatcatccatgtgagggtgcttccactgaggctcgaacccattcccatcatccatgtgagggtgtaaaccaggacactgggtgccattagaccacaaagtctttggcatataaatagttaaaatccaACCTTCAACCttaagatttcaaaattttctttgtatcaacTTTGAaggttttctctctctatttaaactctatttttctccctatttaaactttataaaccttatacctaaattcaataaattatattttcttcattagcctatatttttttcattagcctatattttcttcatacctaaactctaccaattttttgtCTCTTCTAAAATTTACAATCTTCTtctaaaaatttcaaataatatttttttgggaaaagggtcaaattagCCCCTAAACTTttcacaaaaagtcaattaagcacataaattttttaaaggtgcaattagaCACATCAACTCACCATTTTAGTGCATCTGACCCCATTAGCCGGTCACCTCTAAGGTAATTGCCGGTAAGTGTCACTGTGGCATGCCACATAAGCTTTCTTTTAGTTGTTTGGCCTGGGCCACCATCGAAAGCTCTCTCCATGATGCGTTATCTTCCTTCGGCAAGGTCCTCGAATCAAAGACCGGGAGATCCAGAGGTTTTGGTTTCGTTACCTTCAAGGACGAGCAACCAATGAGTGATGCTATCGAGGGGATGAACGGCCAGTCCCTTGATGGGCGTAACATAACAGTTAACGAGGCTCAGTCTCGCGGAAGCGGCGGCCGCGGTGGCTGTTTCCGTGGTGGACGTTGTGAGGGTGGCGGCGATGGGGGCTATAGCCGCAGGGATGGTGGTTATGGTGGCGGTGGCTATGGCCGCAGGGATGGTGGTTATGGCAGCGATGGCTACAGCAGAGGTAAGCGGTACTGTAGGGCAGGCGATGGTGGAATCTGGAGGAGCTAATCTAGAATGAGTGTTGCGTAATTAATGTTTCTCCCCTGGATCTGTAAGATTTTAGATCTTGTTAGTGTCCTTCTACTATGGTGTTTGGTGTTACTTTAAGTCTGATCTGTGTGATTGTTTGTCCGTTTCGGT encodes:
- the LOC116026996 gene encoding glycine-rich RNA-binding protein-like; protein product: MVDGGGVGGRRPQRSGPEMGRQVKVLESKTGRSRGFGFVTFKDEQPMSDAIEGMNGQSLDGRNITVNEAQSRGSGGRGGCFRGGRCEGGGDGGYSRRDGGYGGGGYGRRDGGYGSDGYSRGDLDFMFNCKIWISCLTATALRMTIA